From Daucus carota subsp. sativus chromosome 6, DH1 v3.0, whole genome shotgun sequence, the proteins below share one genomic window:
- the LOC108192741 gene encoding protein DMP2 has translation MQNSFLENLIETGEAEDDDDLFPTYDQVEEDVNDQSNATSLLNIILSGVVRLNALLPTATILAFTLLHPLITNDGQCTSLTRWIMGCFLALTTASCMLFPITDSFRTATGRLYHGVATMNGIWTICGGHVKPCVTSDFRLRWSDLFYLLLSLIAFLTFAAAHSDVLSCYNVDLPQKMTIYVPLVVGFLICAVYVIFPSRRKGIGYPFMLQNDLSTATTEV, from the coding sequence ATGCAGAACTCATTTTTGGAAAACCTGATTGAAACCGGGGAAGCAGAAGACGACGATGACTTGTTTCCTACGTATGACCAGGTGGAGGAGGACGTCAATGATCAATCCAATGCCACTTCCCTCCTCAACATTATTTTAAGTGGCGTAGTACGCCTCAACGCTCTTTTACCTACTGCCACAATCCTGGCATTCACTCTGTTACATCCACTCATAACAAATGATGGACAATGCACAAGTTTGACGCGCTGGATAATGGGATGTTTCTTAGCCCTTACCACTGCTTCTTGTATGCTCTTTCCCATCACAGACAGTTTCAGAACAGCCACGGGAAGGCTGTACCATGGTGTGGCCACAATGAATGGGATATGGACTATTTGTGGAGGACACGTAAAGCCTTGTGTAACATCTGATTTTAGGCTGAGATGGTCTGATCTTTTTTACTTGTTGCTTTCCTTGATTGcttttctaacttttgcagCAGCACATTCTGATGTTTTGAGTTGTTATAACGTGGATTTGCCACAGAAGATGACAATTTATGTTCCTCTGGTGGTTGGATTTCTGATCTGTGCAGTGTATGTTATTTTTCCGTCTAGGAGAAAGGGAATAGGGTATCCTTTCATGCTCCAGAATGATTTATCTACTGCAACAACTGAGGTTTGA